TTTTGAAGTGTTGTTCGCATCTCAGAGAGGAGAAACAGGCCCTCACACAAATGGCCATTTTGAGCATATCCAGCTACTATTGCATTCCAAGAAACCAAATCTCTTTTGCTCATTCTTTCAAAAACTACACGGCTTTGTTGCAGATGCCCACACTTTGCATACATGGTTACAAGAGAATTCTGGGCAGGGATATCTAGAGTCATTCCTTGCCTTAACACATAGCAATGAATTGATGTTCCCATATCAAGAGAACCCAGCTTTGCACAAGCTGCAACAGCGCTAGCCACAGTAGCAGTAGATGGCTCTATCCTTGATTTTAACATCTGGGAGAAAACAGTTAATGCCCCATCCGCACAATCATTCTGTACAAGTCCTGAGATCATTGCAGTCCATAAAACCACATCCTTGTTTTGTATCCGCTTAAATATCTGAAAGGCGGTATCAATACTCCTGCACTTCATGTACATAACTAAAATTAACGTTTCAACATGGCTATCCAATTCAAATCCATTTCTTAAAATTTTCCCATGAACCAATTTTCCCAATCTAAGATTACTCTGTGTTGCGGCTACAAATACTACAGGACCAAACGTCTGCTTATCGGGCTCTATACCTTGGGCTCTCATTTTATTCAAAAGGTGAAATACTTCTCTGACATTCCCATTTTGGGAATAGCTCGACAACAAAGAATTCCATGAAACTATGTCTCTTCTAGTCATATGTTCAAACACTTTCCTACCTTCTTCAATGCCTCCACATTTGCCGTAAACACTTAATATGGAATTCATCAAAGTAACATCACACTCAAAACCATATGAAATTGAACAGCCATGGAAACACTTGACATAGGTAAGCTCCGAAGCTATGGGGAGCATGCTTAACAATGTAATAGGATTGGGTTGAATTTGGTGTCGCCTCATTTCACTGAACAATAATAATGCTTGATCAAAGTCGCATGCACGTGAATAGCAGCCAATGATAGAAGTCCAAGGAACAACATTCCTCACAGGCATAGTGTCAAACACTTTGCGGGCGTGGCGTACGCAACCAAACTTAGCATAGAAGTTAATCAAAGACGATGCAATGTAAGAATCTGATGAAAACCCATTAACAATAACACATTGATGAAACGAAAGGCCAAGTGGAAATCTGTCGAGATACGTGCAAGCTTTAAGCAAACTAGGGAATGTGTGAGTGTCTGGAGGGGTGTTATTTTGGAGCATAGATGAGAACGTTAAAAGAACATGATGGTGAGATCCTTGGGACGCGAGGCGGTTGATGATAGCATTGAAATGTATGGTGTTGGTGGTTTTGGCATGTTGAGGCACAGTTACTGATAGTGGTTTCAGGGCGCCATTAAAGAATGAAAGATTTAGCTTGTTCATAACTAAACTCACTGACTTAGAAAGAGAGAATCATAATAAATACATAGCGATTACAATTCACTTACCCATTAAGAGATGTttaatggattggttatcaaaaaACTCATTCTTGTTGAGTTGGGCGTACTACAGCTGCTTCAAACCCCAAATTCTCTTAAGAAGCCTATTCAAATTCATTTGCCTGATCAAAAATTTAAACCTGAGGAGCTTTTTCGACAATTTCTTGGACGTAATTCTCGCCGAAGACCAGTGTCGTAAACCTGACGGAGGAGGGAGACGGGCTTGGTCTTGCGCACTGCCACGACTCGGACCGACTGGGCCGCACGGCCGGACCGTTCTGCGGCCTGCTGGACGCGCTGCAGCACAAACTGAAGATTTGCGGCTGCGACGGCATCCATGGAGGCGGAAGTGGCCATCTCTTACCCTAACCctctttcttctttctcttgcTCCAGATTGTTCGGTTCGGTATCAGTAACAGCAATAGGAACGTAATACGGTGCGTTTTGTCACAGGTGTCAAGTGTTTCGCTGATCAAAAGCGACCATAAACGTCGACGTATTactttttaaaaaacaaaaaatactaATGCGCTTTATTAGAGattctttttaaagatttttttttaaaacaaaaaaaaactaatgCGCATTATTAGAGattctttttaaagatttttttttaattttataatatctttatttattttaaattttgattcgtaaataaaaataatgacctATTTAATCAGCTAAgatattaaattttaataaataaaaaacttataataataaaattaaaaatctaaaaaaaatcataattacaAATTTAAATAAACTGTAACCTCCAatcaaaatttaaaacttaaataaatacaCCTCTTCTCATATTCATGCTCTCTTAAATATCACAATCACACACAAGTCTGATCtccaccatcaccatcaccaccAATCAACATGGAAATTCCTATGGATATGTTTTTGTACGATATACTACCTAGAACATCATTAAAAACAGTGGCAAGTTCTAGATTACTCTCAAAGAGAATAAATGAAGCTACCTACGAAAGATATTTCATGGAACTTTTTCATAGAAAAGCTAATATAGTTTCGGGTCTTCATGTACTGAATCTTAAGAGTAGTAAATATCACACTAATTACTTCTCCGTAGACCCTTCTTCCACCAAACTATCACTGCGAAGTTTTCTTCCTTCCAATATTAAAATCGAAGCAGCCACCAAACAAGGTCTTCTCCTCTGCACTGATTTTTCCAGTTATCCCAATTCAAAATACATTATTTGCAAGCCAACAACCCAACAATGGCGAGCTATTCCAAACCCCAAAACTCGTTATCTTACTCATAAATGTATGATGTTTACTATAGGATCCAACCCCCTTCGATACAAGATTGTTAGATTCTCCTCCCGTAACTTTGGTGGTGATTTCATCAAGAATAAATCTGGATGTTACGTCGCTATTCGATGTGAAGTTTTTGATTCTAAACTTTGGACTTGGAAGTGTTTGGATCAAACAATCAATTTACCTTTTCGAGAGGCTATTAGTTATGGATCAATGGTTTGTATATCAAGATTTCTATACGCTCTTACCAACAAGAATAGATTATTTATCTTTGATACAGAGAATGAAAGCTGGGAATTTTATAATTTAGATCTTGATGATGAAGCATACAGTAATACTACTGTAAATGCCATTTATCGACTTCTGGAGTACGAAGGAAAACTGGGACTTCTTTGTAGGTTGAAAAATGATGAGTTTGACTACTACTCTATGCAACTTTGGGTAATTATAAAGAAGAGTGGAACGTCGTGGAGTTGGAGCTTGCGAAAAAAAGAATGCCTTCCAATTATTTCCAACAATGAACGTTATTCGTCTTTAATCAATTTTTTTAACAATGATTTGGCAGTGATTATGggattttataatattatattttatgattttatgacttcaGCTTCAAAGATTGAAGTAGAGATATATACACCAATGATCGATCAGATTTTTCTAGTCGAATCTGATTGGCTCCCAGTTAGTCTTTAGATTTGGTGTTTACTTTATATTTAAGTCgttaattgtttttatttttctagtAGAATGTTTTTTTAAGGGAATTATTTACTCTCTTTAACATTTCTTCTACAAtggttataatatttttttattttttcattttttcatttactctaacaaaatattcttatatttaacttagacttaaataaaataaataaagcaaGCCTACAAAACACATCACACTTCAAATGGGCACAGAAAAGGCTACAAATAGTCCTACTAGAAGCGCTTACCCAACCAAGGACAAACATCCGCCATCCAGCATCAACTCATATTTAACTAAAATACAAATAACATATTTTTTCTAACCATCTATAAATTTTTTTGtgatataattacaattaaaaagaaaaagtcaGATGGTCAACAGTTAAAAAAGATTCCATCCAACCATCCATTACCTTAATGTAATATGTATTAGGAAATTATTGTTTAATATTGTTTAAAGGTGCACATGCATGATGAACTTGGTAGGACATTGCATAAACATTGTAGACAGAATGAATGAAGAGAGAATTTGGGGTTTGAAGTAGCTGTAGTACGCCCAACTCAACAAGAATGAGTtttttgataaccaatccattaaACATCTCTTAATGGGTAAGTGAATTGTAATCgctatgtatttattttttatttattatgattcTCTCTTTCTAAGTCAGTGAGTTTAGTTATGAACAAGCTAAATCTTTCATTCTTTAAATAACCTAATTTGGTGACAATATCCTCTAACACAAGCCTGCTGAATTTACTCTTCGAAACTTTGTCAAAGTAGTCTATTTGCTATTTCTCATATCTTTTATTACCAATGG
This genomic interval from Humulus lupulus chromosome 8, drHumLupu1.1, whole genome shotgun sequence contains the following:
- the LOC133794876 gene encoding pentatricopeptide repeat-containing protein At4g04370; the encoded protein is MNKLNLSFFNGALKPLSVTVPQHAKTTNTIHFNAIINRLASQGSHHHVLLTFSSMLQNNTPPDTHTFPSLLKACTYLDRFPLGLSFHQCVIVNGFSSDSYIASSLINFYAKFGCVRHARKVFDTMPVRNVVPWTSIIGCYSRACDFDQALLLFSEMRRHQIQPNPITLLSMLPIASELTYVKCFHGCSISYGFECDVTLMNSILSVYGKCGGIEEGRKVFEHMTRRDIVSWNSLLSSYSQNGNVREVFHLLNKMRAQGIEPDKQTFGPVVFVAATQSNLRLGKLVHGKILRNGFELDSHVETLILVMYMKCRSIDTAFQIFKRIQNKDVVLWTAMISGLVQNDCADGALTVFSQMLKSRIEPSTATVASAVAACAKLGSLDMGTSIHCYVLRQGMTLDIPAQNSLVTMYAKCGHLQQSRVVFERMSKRDLVSWNAIVAGYAQNGHLCEGLFLLSEMRTTLQKPDSLTVVSLLQACASIGALHQGKWIHNFVIRSCIRPCILVDTALVDMYSKCGDLKNAKKCFNEMSEQDMVSWGTIISGYGCHGEGKTALKMYSEFLRTGIQPNNVIFLSVLSACSHNGLVDQGLSIYQSMTEDFGIAPNLEHRACIVDLLSRAGRVKEAYKFYGQEFAEPAVEVLGILLDACRKNGNVELGEVIARHLLTLRPMDSGNYVQLAHSFASMNRWEGVGETWAQMRSLGLKKLPGWSFIELHGTIETFYTSHNSHPRLEDIVSTLKALRMEMRKLRH
- the LOC133795091 gene encoding uncharacterized protein LOC133795091 translates to MEIPMDMFLYDILPRTSLKTVASSRLLSKRINEATYERYFMELFHRKANIVSGLHVLNLKSSKYHTNYFSVDPSSTKLSLRSFLPSNIKIEAATKQGLLLCTDFSSYPNSKYIICKPTTQQWRAIPNPKTRYLTHKCMMFTIGSNPLRYKIVRFSSRNFGGDFIKNKSGCYVAIRCEVFDSKLWTWKCLDQTINLPFREAISYGSMVCISRFLYALTNKNRLFIFDTENESWEFYNLDLDDEAYSNTTVNAIYRLLEYEGKLGLLCRLKNDEFDYYSMQLWVIIKKSGTSWSWSLRKKECLPIISNNERYSSLINFFNNDLAVIMGFYNIIFYDFMTSASKIEVEIYTPMIDQIFLVESDWLPVSL